TGCTGGAACCGTGAGCAACCAGCACCCCACACCTAGAAGCACGCCGCCGGCAAGACTGTTGGAGCCGAGAACCCAGCTGCCGTCGACGCCGTTCACCACCGTCACTGCCACCAATACATATCAATAACTgagtttaattaaaaaatcttacTTCCACAAGGGGGAAAGAAAACTTGAATTCCCTTCCAGTATGAATGTCTACCATATATGTGTTTCTCATGTGGTAGAATAGGACATGATGCTCGAGGATGTGAGGAAAGGGTGGCCACGATAAGGAACGGGGAAGGATTAACAACTACCTCTTGTACATTTACTGATATAGTTTGATTCACTTTCTCCCAAGTGTTTTTTTTAATCTTCTGGTTTTTGTGTACAAGTTTATAGCAGTGCCCTACGGCTTGTGCGTTCCATGGTAATTACTTGACCAGAAAACCTTTTTTAGAGTCTCATTACTATGGCATTTTTTGTCTATATAagtaaattattaaatttgatcTGGTATACATAATTTCTGTTCATTATTATCATTGTATGATATAAGGAAATGGTGGAAATTTTGTTATCTGTGTTAGGACTTTGTAAGTCTACACAAGTAGGGGTCGCAACCATGCGTTGTGAAAATGTTGGCTGATAGTGATTTTATGCATTACTTGTTTTTTTTATGCATGTAATATAGATGGTAATTGTTTGAGTTCTGTAATAATTCTACGTTGAGGTTACATGCTAGTCTTTTAGTTACTTATATTTCTTGGGGGTTGATTTGGCGGTGTCTCCATGGCTGAAACAGATAGCTGATTAACGAGAAAAGGGTAGATTTTTAGCTCACTGAAGTTTTAATTCTTAATTATCCACAAAACTAGTAGCTCCTGAGCAGGGAAAAGAAACTGTAAAAATTCCCAGCCATAGAATTGGTCATTAGGATAGTTCACAATAAATTACTAGAGGAAACCATATCTTTTCTCCTAGTGCATATAAACGGATCTTTGATGATTTCATCTGAAACAGTAATTCTAAAACAGTGGACTCTTAATTTTCTCGTCTCCTTGTTCAAATTGTGTTCAATTCTTCTTTTTATGTGTATAATTATCTTTAGTTGAATGGGTTGTTAATTCAGGCTAGAATTTTTAATGGTCATATCTACTTTTCTTCATATTTTAATGATGTCATTTTTCCTTTTGGCGAACTAAATTGTATTACAGCTTCCTTTGCCCTATCTTAAAGTCGGTTATCTAACTGCACCACCTGCGGGGAATCCAGTTGCACTACTGTTTATGGTATGTGGTTGAAGATTGAGAACTCTATTCTAGATGGGTTTCATGGTAACATTCTAATTGAGGAAACACAAAAAAAGAATCTGGTTCAAGAAGATACGACTGAATCGGCAGAGATGCTTACGGTCTCGGCAGAAGGGACAAATGAGGGTATGCCACAGAAGATACAAGTTAATACTGATATCAGAGTTGAAGGAAAACATACCAAGTGACCAATTACATTTGGAGAGGAAGCTGATGGTGAAGCACAGTCTAAAGTACTACCAGAAAGgaatcaacaacaaaaaaaaaagccaCGAAACGAACTATGATAGAAAGCTtaacaactatatatatatataaccaattACATCAGGGAATTTTCATTCAAATGGTATGTATAGCAGAGAGGATTTAGTCAATGTCCCTATTATATTTGCTTATGGAGTTTCGAATAGCactaatactatatatatatatacatatatatatatatagggttaTTACCGGCGAAAATACCCAATGTTTACATGTTGTTCTACTTATACACCCAATTTTTATTTTTCGCGGTGAATATACTCAAACCTACATGAACTGTGTCTCCGTCACTACTTTACTCCTAACAGCGTTAAAAACGCTTACGTGGCCAATTGCGTGTACAAAACTAGACACATCATTTAGCCCaggtaagtttttaattattgattgaaaaaaaaaagctttaaatccttaaataccatATGCACGAGAGATCTCcattgtagaagaagaagaagaagaagaagagagaagagatgAAAGGGGAAGACCCAAGTGTGTCTTGGGGCGAATCAATAAACCGAGGTGGAGCCAAAATGAGGTCGTCGAGATCTAGGGCACAAGGTGTATATCAAGCTTGTCGTAAGCATTGTGATTGTGGGGCAGAAACAGTGGAGAGGACATCATGGACCGATGATAATCCAGGGAGACGGTTCAAATCTTGCTATAGGATGAAAGTGAGCCTATTTATATTTTTTGTCTTCTTTTTCCTTTATATATTATTAGCTtggaaataaattaattcaagaaAACTATTTGTGAACAGTGGAATGGGGGTTGTAACTATTTCCAATGGATTGACCCCCCTATGTGTGAAAGGTCAAAGATGGTGATACCTGGTTTGCTAAGAAGAGTACGTGAGTTTGATGGTGATCTGGGCAGATATTATGAATATGAAGATAGATATGAGTCTTGCTTTGAACCTAGTGTGGAGTCTTTTCAATGTCAAAATTGTGGCTATATGAATGGGAGTTTGGATGGAAGAGTTCATGCAAGTTCCTGGTTGGTAAAGGGAAATGTGAGGAAGatgatgttgttttttttttttttgtaattgtgtattggctgaaaaaaattatgtaatgTTCGACTTCCCTGTTTATTGTATTTAGTGTTGCTTTCAAGcataataaaaattatgtattttatttagtGTTCGACCCttctctgaaaaaaaaaatcatggctTCATTGAATGtaaaagaaatatatttatttagtGTTGCTTTCAAGCATAATAGAATGATGCACCAAACCAGATATTTTGTCATTGATTAATATTTTCAACTTTACAGAGCAAACATATGACATATTAAGTAGCATAATGTCTACATGTCAAAAGTATTCCTAATGGCCAAGATGTCCCAAAATATTGATAAAGTCAGACTGAATATGTACATGTCAAAAGTATGGTAATGCCTATATTGTATGGCGACTACACCAAAaagaaaacaagttttctacatcAAAAGGGTTTAAGATTAAAGAGCAGCTTCTTAGTTGGTCTGAGATGTGGAACCACCATTCCTTTGCTTCTGTCTCTTAGCTCGCTCCTTCCTTTTAATAGTTTCAGTAGTAGGATTCTGAGATGGTggtcttcctctttttttttgcCTTGCAGGCTGTAATTAAACCAAAAACATAACTCATCATACTTAAGCAAATCACATTCATTTTAACTGCAAATGAATACAAGTCTGGCATACCGTGTACCAAGATTACCTCCATAGTTGCATTCTTGCATGTTACTCGTGAATGGCCTGTTTGCTTACAATTGCTGCAGTGATTAACTTGGCCAACTCTCCTAGCCTTTGTTGCAGTAGTAGGTGGTGGTTCATCTGCCTCTTTGTTTCTAGACTTTTTAGGCCTTCCAGGTAAAATTGTCTCTGTTGGAGGATGTATCGGATTCAGACCAGTGTCAGGCCACTTATCTGGGCTAGGCATTGGTTCGATTGGTGTCGCATAAGTTTCTTCATATGCTTGCCTCTTGTAGTAGTCATCTATGAATCCCACTGGATCTAGGTTTGAAAACCAGATAGCAGCTAAAGCATGCCCACATGGTATGCCAGACAATTGGAATAGCCTACATGTGCATGTTTTCGTTTCCAAGTTCACAACAAATGACTGAGCATTGATGCTTTGCAATAAATTTACCTGGAACTTACCACCTCCAGCAAGCATAGGGAAACAATGCTTAGCAACATTCTTGTTTTTCTCAATGATGTCCATAATTATTTTGGAAACAGGATGCACCCACTTAGAGACACTCATTCTTCTATTGCAGAACAAACTCATCATCCAATGCCTAATATTTTCTAGCAAAGTGATAATAGATTTATCTCTGGCATCAAGAATGGCATTGTTGAAACTTTCACAGAGGTTATTAATAAGAAGGTCACATTTCACATGCTCCCTGAAATGAGACTTGGTCCATTCTTCTGGGTTTTTTTTCATCAGCCATTCATACGCCTTGAAATTCTCTTGCTTAATTTCATTCATCCTATTTTTCCATTCCACTTTAGTTGTTGCCCTTGCAGCGGCCCACATCATTTGCTTAAGTAAGAGTCCagggaattgcttcttgaaattgGCATGCATATGTCTCACACAGAATCTCACTTCCGAACCTTGAAATACAGTACTTAATGTTATTTCTAAGCCCTTTTGCCTATCTGAAATCATTGTTAATCTCTCTGGTTCATCAATCTTCAAATCCTCCTTCAATAAACTTAAAAACCATGTCCAGCTACCTGTGTACTCCTTCTCCACTACAGCATAAGCCACTGGAAACATGGCATTTGCTGCATCAATGCCAATTGCAGCTAATAACATTCCTTTGCAATATCCTTTTAAAAAACAACCATCCAAGCAGATAAGGGGCCTACAACCATTGACGAATCCATCTTTACAAGCTTTAAGACATATATACACCCTTTCAAATAACCTCTTTCCATCCTGCATTCTGGTTTTCAATATTGATGTGCTCCCAGGATTTGTCTCTAACAGTTGCTTGCAATAATCTTCCAGTATGGCATATTGTTCCCTTATAGTTCCTTCTAACATCACTCTTGCACAATTCTTTGCTCTGTAGAAAGTTGACCTTGTTGTTCTTGAAAACTGAGTACGTGTTGTTAGCTGCATGAAACCAGAGTAAGTTAAGTTTGGGTTTATTTTGAACTGTTCAAGATAATGCTTTGCAAGCCAATTGGAGGTTGCATGTTTGTTGTTGAAAACCAATCCACACGTGTGCCTATCCACCAATGTATTTACCCTGAATGAGCGCTTGTCTGACAGTTGGACTCTTGCATAAATGACCCAATTGCAGCCTGCACTCTTGCATTTTGCCCTTACCCGACTTTGGTCATTGGCCAGCCAAACATACTCCCTGTTAATCTTAATAAAATGCTCATTCAATGCAGTTCTAAATTGGTCCACAGTAGCAAAAAGCATGCCTAATTTAAATCTGAAGTTATCCATGTTTGTTGCATGATTGAATTGGTTGTTGGATCTTTTTCTCCTCCTGGCATTACCATCCTCATCTGAACTAGACAAACTTTGTAGGTCTTCCTCACTAACATAAGCACCTTCATCATCATTTGGATCAGCTTGGCTACAACCGTCTGTAACTGAATGCCACCATGTTGCAGGATTAGCATTAGCAAACATCTCTTCAGCCTCACCCTCATTCTGCATGTACTCCTCCTCCTCCATAACAAATTCAGACTCTTTATTACCTTCACCTTCATTTTGCCCATTCTCATTAACAGCAGCTTCACCTTCATTTTGCCCATTCTCATTAACAGCAGCTTCATCATGCTGACTCTCTAGACCCCTTTCACCAACATCACTTTCACTCTGAATATTCTCACCAACATCAGCTTCATCATTTTGACTTGGGCCAAAATCATTATACTCATACTCATATTCGACCTCATCTCCAACTTGGGCCTCTTCTGCAGCACAATTGAGTTTTGGATTGACAACCACATCGACAACTACATCTGCATCATCAGGCAAGTCTTCAATGACACAACTAGATTGTGTCCATTCCTCTGGCATATTGACAACAAAAAAAGGGTCCTCATCTTCAGAGTTCACAGAGTCAATGTCTACAACTTCAGGACCATCCTCATATCTAATTTCATTGTGATCAAACCAAGGATCTTCATCATCTGATAATGGGTTGACCACTACATCTGCTGGGATAGTTGTATCATCAGGCAACTCTTCTATAGTGCACACCGTCTTCTTAGAAAGTTATGGGATATAAGGAATTGCATCTTTCTCCTTACTCCATTCCAACTCCAAAGTTCTTTCTGGTTGGACACAAAAATATCCACTTGTCTATACTTTCTCCTCATCATATCTTCAACCATTTCAATAACTTGTTTATCACCAATTACCATTTCAGCCAAATTCAAATGCTTCTCCTTAGGCTTCCACAAAAAACCCACAGGCAATTTATACCCTAAGCATTGCACCATCCAATCCAACTCATATCTACTGAAGTAATCAGTGTGATTCCAGTCAAAAAAAGAAACTGTACCTCCATGATACCTTTTGTTGCCAAATGGAGTGAAGAAATTTCCTCCATGGTGCATTGCCACAGTAAAATGGCCCCCACACAGATCTAGCATATcagataataaaaaaatacaaagaaagtTAGTGGGGAAATGGACAAACTCATGTGATATACGACAAAGCACATTacccaaacaaaacaaagaatatCCCACAAAAGTACATGCACAACACAGTCAGGGGCTTACCATATCCAGGGGGTTCTTCGTCCTCAGTCCGAAGCATGGGCATTTTGTTCCAGTTCCTCCTCCTGCTTCGTCGTCTTCCTCAATCCGAAACGGTAAAAAGCAGGGGGTTCTTCGTCCTCAGTCTTCGTCGTCCTCCTCAATTCGAAATGGTAAAAAGCAGGGGGTTCTTCGTCCTCAGTCTTCGTCGTCGTCCTCTGTGATCTTTGTAGTCTCAAGAAATTAGtttcagaaaaaactttgaaTGTGGGTTTGCCTTTTCTACATGAAATGTGGGTATAAAGAAATCATTCCC
The genomic region above belongs to Humulus lupulus chromosome 1, drHumLupu1.1, whole genome shotgun sequence and contains:
- the LOC133778783 gene encoding uncharacterized protein LOC133778783, which translates into the protein MLEGTIREQYAILEDYCKQLLETNPGSTSILKTRMQDGKRLFERVYICLKACKDGFVNGCRPLICLDGCFLKGYCKGMLLAAIGIDAANAMFPVAYAVVEKEYTGSWTWFLSLLKEDLKIDEPERLTMISDRQKGLEITLSTVFQGSEVRFCVRHMHANFKKQFPGLLLKQMMWAAARATTKVEWKNRMNEIKQENFKAYEWLMKKNPEEWTKSHFREHVKCDLLINNLCESFNNAILDARDKSIITLLENIRHWMMSLFCNRRMSVSKWVHPVSKIIMDIIEKNKNVAKHCFPMLAGGGKFQVNLLQSINAQSFVVNLETKTCTCRLFQLSGIPCGHALAAIWFSNLDPVGFIDDYYKRQAYEETYATPIEPMPSPDKWPDTGLNPIHPPTETILPGRPKKSRNKEADEPPPTTATKARRVGQVNHCSNCKQTGHSRVTCKNATMEPARQKKRGRPPSQNPTTETIKRKERAKRQKQRNGGSTSQTN